A region of the Campylobacter cuniculorum DSM 23162 = LMG 24588 genome:
ACTATCTTTAATAAGATAGCGATCATAGAGAGTTTTTACTCCTAAATAGGTAAATTGCAAATCTCTTTCAGGTTTTATATAATCATTTAAATCATCTAAATCGTATTTTTCTTTGAGTCCAAGTAAAATACGTCCCTCTTTTTCACCTCGTTCAAAATAATCTCTTAAATGATTGTAGCGATTCATTCCATTAACTTTTTTATACAAATCATACAGAAAAAGTCTTGCGGCTACAAAGGTCCAATTAGGACAATCAACATCGATTTTATCGACTGCAGTTTTGATTAAGGTTTTTTGAATTTCTTCTGTTGAAATTCCATCGCGAAATTGAATCTTTGCATCAAGTTCTAATTCACTTAAATTCACTCCATCTAAATCCCTCACCGCATCTTGAGTGCATTTTTTAATCTTTGAAACATTAAGCTCTTCTGTACGTCCATTTCTTTTGATGACTTTCATATTTTTACCTTAAAAATTATTTAAAAACTCGTGCAAAAATTGCATCAATATTTTTCGTATAATACTCATAATCAAAGCATTTTCTAATGTCTTCTTCACTCAAACTCTGTCTTAATTCTTTATCGTTTAAAAGTTCAAGCAAAAACAAGCTTTCATTCTTAGAATTAAGAGCTGCTTTTCCGTTTTGTAAATCATTCCAAACTTTCATTGCGTTCCTTTGGACAATTTTATACGCATTTTCACGCGTTATGCCTTTAAATGGGAGTTCTAAAAGCAATCTTCCTGAAAAAACAAGTCCGCCTGTAAGATTTAAATTTTTCATCATATTTTTAGGATAAACAAGAAGCTTGTCAATTAAATTTGCAAGACGTACAAGCATAAAATCGGCTGTTATAAAGGAATCGGGCAAAATAAATCTCTCAACACTTGAATGTGAAATATCCCTTTCATGCCACAAAGCAACATTTTCTAAAGCTGGTGTTACAAAGGAGCGAAGTACTCTACAAAGCCCTGTGATATTTTCACTCAAGACCGGATTTCTTTTATGTGGCATTGCAGAGCTTCCTTTTTGCCCCTGTGAAAAATATTCTTCAGCTTCATAAACTTCTGTTCTTTGAAAATGCCTTATCGATACAGCGATTTTTTCACAACTTGCGGCTAAAATGGCTATAGCAGAGATAACTTGTGCGTAACGATCTCTTTGTATGATTTGATTTGATATTGGAGCAGCTTTTAAGCCTAATTCCTTACAAATTTCTTCTTCAAATTCCAAAGGTGCGTGGGCAAAATTTCCCATTGCTCCGCTGATTTTTCCATAACTTATAAGTTCTTTAGTATGCAAAAGTAAATCTTTAGAATGAGTGAGCTCATCATACCAAAGAGCCAAAACCAAACCAAAACTAATAGGTTCGCCATGAATTCCATGACTCCTACCGACCATTAAAGTTTTTTTATGTTCCACCGCTCGTTTTTTAATAATATTTAAGAGTGTTTCTAAATCTTCTAAAATCAATTCTAAGCTTTCTTTGATTTGCAAAGCCACAGCTGTATCAATGCAATCAGAGCTTGTCATAGCATAATGCACAAAGCGACTCTCTTCTCCTAAACTCTCGCTGACACTCGTTAAAAAAGCTATGACATCGTGTTTTGTTGTCTTTTCTATCTCGTCGATTCTTTTGATATCAAATTGAGCATTTTTTATGATTTTTTCGCAGTCTGTATCGCTTATAAGCCCTAATTTATTCCAAGCTTTAACAGCCGCGAGTTCTACTTTGAGCCAAGCATCATATTTAGCTTGTAAATTCCACTTTTTAGCCATAATTTCTCTACTATATCTTTCAACCATAACTTAAAAACCTTTTTTGGCTATAATTTTAGTTTAAAAATCATAATTTTATCTAAGAAAAATTTAGAAAAGGATTAAGTTTGCCTTATATAAAAATTAAATTATCAAATAATGGAAAAAAGGCATTTCAAACGCTTAAGGATGCATTAAAAATTTCTATGAATGAGGCACAAAAACTTATTGATAAAAAAAGACTTTTTTGCGATGGAAAATTGGTTGAAAAAAAGAATGAAATTTTAAAAGGTTGTGTTGAACTCATTGTTTATAAAAATGAACCAAAAGGGGTTGAAATTGTCTTTGAAAACCAAGATTTTGCCATACTTGAAAAAGAAAGTGGGGTCTTAAGCCATCCTAATGGCAGACATTGTCAATATAGTCTTTGTGATGAAATTTGGCATCTGTGGGGCAAAAATGCTTGTGTGGCTCATAGGTTAGATAAAGAGACAAGCGGACTTATTCTTATCGCTAAAAATAAAAATTCTCAAAGCTCTTTAAAGAAAATGTTTGAAAACAAGGAAATTCAAAAAGAATATCTTGCCTTAGTTTTCGGGCAAACTCAAGATGAATTTAGGGTCAATGAGGCTATAAATTTAAATAATGATTATGAAAATTTTAAGATGAGAATGCAAATTTGTAAAGAGGGTAAAGAAGCGATCACTGAATTTAAAAAGCTTGATTTTTGGAAAGAATTTAACGCTTCTTTATTACTCTGCAAACCTTTAACAGGAAGACAACACCAAATTCGTTTGCATTTGTTTCATATGAAACATAAAATTTTAGGCGAGTATTTATATGGTTTAGAAAAACAAGAAATTGAAAGTATTTTAGACCATATGCTAAGTAAAGAAGAAAGAGTAAAACTTACAGGTGCTTCGAGATTGCTTTTGCATTCTCAAAGACTTAAATTTAGATTTAAAAATGAAAATTTTGATATTAGTTCTAAAAAAGACATCAAACAAGAATTTTTGCAAAGCTTAAAAATTGCACATAAAAACTTTAAAAATTAAAAAATTTTAGCTATAAACCCGAGTTTTTGTATTATAATACGAAAAATCTGATTAAAGCTTTTGATTTAATTTTACTATAAGGAAGAAACAAATGAATACATTCTCAAATGGGGGGGCATTTAAGTGTAGGGATTTTTGCCTCTCATGGAATAGGCGATGCCCTCATTCTTCTTAAAACCTGTCTTGCCATCAAAGCGATTTATAAAGCCAATGTTATATTTTTTGGCTCTAAAGTTCAAAAACAATTGATTGAAAATTTTGATTTCATTGATAAGTTTGAATCCAATGAAAATTACAGAGATGATCCTCAAGTTTTAGAGACGATTAACTCTTATCGCTTGGATTTTATCATCACTCTTATTGCAGAAAATTCCACAATCAGATTCTTAAAGGACACAAATGTAAAATGCATTATCGTAAGAAATAAACTTCCATCTGTATTTTCCTCTAAATGCAAGGTTGTTTGGCATAGTTTTATAAGGAAATTTTCCCCGTGCAATCTTGAAACAGAAATGCTCTATCATTTCGCAAGGAAAATCAATCCAAAGCTTTTTGACGCTCGCATTAAAAATCTCTCTTTAGATGTTATGATAGAGCCTAAAGAGTGGCATAAAAAGAGAGTTGAGGATTTTTTAAACAAACATGCTCTTAGCGATTTCATAGTGATTAATCCCTTTTGCGTCTCCACAAAATATAAGCTTGAGATTAAAGACTTTCTTGTTTTAATCCAAAAGATTCATCAAAAACATCCAAAACTCTCCGTTGTTATCCCAACTTTTAGTGCTGTGCATACGGATTTTATCAAGGAGTTTGAAGCCTTTGATAAGAAACTCTTAAGCGAAATTGTTATTTTTGAAAACAACGCAGAGCTGTTGAATCTGTGCGCATTGCTGAAAAGGACAAAACTTCTGATAAGCCTTAGCACAGGGGCGATACATCTGGCTTCAAATTTAAAAATTCCTAGCATAGGATTGTTTTCTGTGTTTGATACGATATTTTGGGAAACTTTCAATAAAGACTATGTTTTATTAACCAAACAAAGAGAGCAAATGAGCGATGAAGAAACTCACAAAATCATAGATGAAGTCTTAGAAAAGCTTGAAAAATACATCTAAGAGCATGTTCGCTACTTTTTGCTTTTTTTTATATGATTAAGAGATGAAAAGGGGTGATTAATTTCTTTGCAATTTAAACCATCGAGCATTAAAATCTTATTTCTTTATATTTCAAAGAGTCTTGCAAAGCTTTTTATAAGAATTAAAATCATTTTATAGGTAAAGATAAATTTTATAAATTCTATATGAATATTGATATTTTATTCAGTATTTTTCAAATTTTGCCTTTGAGGTGGTTTTAATCTTGCTTTTAAGCAAGATTAAATTCTATGCTTTTTTGTAAAATTTTTGCCATTTTTAAGGTTCTAGCTTGAAAATTGTATCGCTTTGAATGGCGATAGGAATCTGTTTTCTTGGTTTGCTCCAGTCATGACAATAATCACAAGCCTTAAAAAAATCTTGTGCATAAAAATCAAAAAATCTTTGCTTTTCATCTTCTAAATTGATAAAATCTCCCTCAAATTCCTCCAGCCCTTTAAGTCGTGAAAGTGAGCTTGCCACAGG
Encoded here:
- the purB gene encoding adenylosuccinate lyase, with translation MVERYSREIMAKKWNLQAKYDAWLKVELAAVKAWNKLGLISDTDCEKIIKNAQFDIKRIDEIEKTTKHDVIAFLTSVSESLGEESRFVHYAMTSSDCIDTAVALQIKESLELILEDLETLLNIIKKRAVEHKKTLMVGRSHGIHGEPISFGLVLALWYDELTHSKDLLLHTKELISYGKISGAMGNFAHAPLEFEEEICKELGLKAAPISNQIIQRDRYAQVISAIAILAASCEKIAVSIRHFQRTEVYEAEEYFSQGQKGSSAMPHKRNPVLSENITGLCRVLRSFVTPALENVALWHERDISHSSVERFILPDSFITADFMLVRLANLIDKLLVYPKNMMKNLNLTGGLVFSGRLLLELPFKGITRENAYKIVQRNAMKVWNDLQNGKAALNSKNESLFLLELLNDKELRQSLSEEDIRKCFDYEYYTKNIDAIFARVFK
- a CDS encoding RluA family pseudouridine synthase — translated: MPYIKIKLSNNGKKAFQTLKDALKISMNEAQKLIDKKRLFCDGKLVEKKNEILKGCVELIVYKNEPKGVEIVFENQDFAILEKESGVLSHPNGRHCQYSLCDEIWHLWGKNACVAHRLDKETSGLILIAKNKNSQSSLKKMFENKEIQKEYLALVFGQTQDEFRVNEAINLNNDYENFKMRMQICKEGKEAITEFKKLDFWKEFNASLLLCKPLTGRQHQIRLHLFHMKHKILGEYLYGLEKQEIESILDHMLSKEERVKLTGASRLLLHSQRLKFRFKNENFDISSKKDIKQEFLQSLKIAHKNFKN
- a CDS encoding glycosyltransferase family 9 protein, with amino-acid sequence MGGHLSVGIFASHGIGDALILLKTCLAIKAIYKANVIFFGSKVQKQLIENFDFIDKFESNENYRDDPQVLETINSYRLDFIITLIAENSTIRFLKDTNVKCIIVRNKLPSVFSSKCKVVWHSFIRKFSPCNLETEMLYHFARKINPKLFDARIKNLSLDVMIEPKEWHKKRVEDFLNKHALSDFIVINPFCVSTKYKLEIKDFLVLIQKIHQKHPKLSVVIPTFSAVHTDFIKEFEAFDKKLLSEIVIFENNAELLNLCALLKRTKLLISLSTGAIHLASNLKIPSIGLFSVFDTIFWETFNKDYVLLTKQREQMSDEETHKIIDEVLEKLEKYI